A DNA window from Streptomyces bacillaris contains the following coding sequences:
- a CDS encoding LysR family transcriptional regulator — MELRHLNAFLAVAEELHFGRAAKRLQMAQPPLSQQIRQLERELGVQLFHRNTRSVRLTSAGESFLDPVRTVLDDLDTAVRAARSAGKGEYGRVTIGFAGASSHETLPRLTRAVRAAHPGLELVMTGQTYANTALSRVADGSLDLGFVRLPVTRPGVAHRVIDQEELICALPSDHPLARRVSVPLDVLAGEPFVSFPANSGSTVRDAMTEACESAGFTPRVVQEAPDSYTILALVAAGVGVTLTVTSVQHIQQNGLVYRRLAGPPVRLSAALAWRPDNPSAALRAVLAVAEEALPTPAHRCD; from the coding sequence ATGGAACTGCGCCACCTGAACGCCTTCCTCGCCGTGGCCGAGGAACTGCACTTCGGCCGGGCCGCCAAACGGCTCCAGATGGCCCAGCCGCCGCTGAGCCAGCAGATCCGCCAGCTGGAGCGGGAGCTGGGTGTCCAGCTCTTCCACCGCAACACCCGCTCGGTCCGGCTCACCAGCGCGGGGGAGTCCTTCCTCGACCCCGTACGGACCGTCCTGGACGACCTCGACACCGCCGTACGGGCGGCCAGATCGGCGGGGAAGGGGGAGTACGGCCGGGTCACCATCGGCTTCGCCGGGGCCTCCAGCCACGAGACGCTGCCCCGGCTCACCCGGGCCGTGCGCGCCGCCCACCCCGGGCTCGAACTCGTCATGACCGGCCAGACGTACGCCAACACCGCGCTCTCCCGGGTCGCGGACGGCTCCCTCGACCTCGGCTTCGTCCGGCTGCCGGTGACCCGCCCCGGCGTCGCCCACCGGGTGATCGACCAGGAGGAGCTGATCTGCGCCCTGCCCTCCGACCATCCGCTCGCTCGCCGTGTCTCCGTACCGCTGGACGTCCTCGCGGGCGAGCCGTTCGTCTCCTTCCCCGCCAACTCCGGCTCCACCGTCCGCGACGCCATGACCGAGGCCTGCGAGAGCGCCGGGTTCACCCCGCGTGTGGTCCAGGAGGCCCCCGACTCGTACACGATCCTCGCCCTGGTCGCCGCCGGGGTCGGGGTCACGCTCACGGTCACCTCCGTCCAGCACATCCAGCAGAACGGTCTGGTCTACCGCCGGCTCGCCGGACCGCCCGTCCGGCTGAGCGCCGCCCTGGCCTGGCGCCCCGACAACCCGTCCGCCGCCCTGCGCGCGGTCCTCGCGGTGGCCGAGGAAGCCCTGCCGACCCCCGCGCACCGCTGCGATTGA
- a CDS encoding acetyl-CoA C-acetyltransferase: MPLEVVICEPLRTPIGRFGGAFAQQTPASLAAHVIAEVVARTGIDPDRVDEVILGHAYPSGEAPAIGRVAALDAGLPTTVTGTQIDRRCGSGLQAVLDAAMQIRAGFSEVVIAGGVDVMSAAPYFTHDGRWGIKGPGLQLHDSLARARVTAGGRHHPVPGGMIETAENLRREYGISRADQDALALRSQRRAATATAEGRYAAETVPVTVRTREGETTVTADEHPRPDTTAEQLAALRPVMARTDPEATVTAGNASGQNDAAAACLVTSAGTAERLGLTPLARLVSCARAGVPAATMGIAPVAATRTALDRARLTLADLDLIELNEAFAAQVLACTRELGLGEKDHEQRINVNGSGISLGHPVGATGARILATLTRELRRREGRYGLETMCIGGGQALAAVFERIRS, translated from the coding sequence GTGCCGCTCGAAGTCGTCATCTGCGAACCGCTGCGCACCCCCATCGGCCGCTTCGGCGGGGCGTTCGCGCAGCAGACCCCGGCCTCGCTCGCCGCACACGTCATCGCCGAGGTCGTCGCACGTACGGGCATCGACCCCGACCGGGTCGACGAGGTCATCCTCGGCCACGCCTACCCCTCCGGCGAGGCCCCCGCCATCGGCCGGGTCGCCGCCCTGGACGCCGGACTGCCCACCACCGTCACCGGCACCCAGATCGACCGCCGCTGCGGTTCCGGGCTCCAGGCGGTCCTGGACGCGGCCATGCAGATCCGGGCCGGGTTCAGCGAGGTCGTGATCGCGGGCGGCGTCGACGTCATGAGCGCCGCGCCCTACTTCACCCACGACGGACGCTGGGGCATCAAGGGCCCCGGCCTCCAGCTCCACGACTCCCTCGCCCGCGCCCGGGTCACGGCGGGCGGCCGCCACCACCCGGTCCCCGGCGGCATGATCGAGACGGCGGAGAACCTGCGCCGGGAGTACGGGATCAGCCGCGCCGACCAGGACGCCCTGGCCCTGCGCTCGCAGCGGCGGGCGGCCACCGCCACCGCCGAGGGCCGGTACGCGGCGGAGACCGTCCCCGTCACCGTACGCACCCGCGAGGGCGAGACCACCGTCACCGCCGACGAACACCCCCGCCCCGACACCACCGCCGAGCAACTCGCCGCCCTCCGACCGGTGATGGCGAGGACCGACCCGGAGGCCACCGTCACGGCCGGCAACGCCAGCGGCCAGAACGACGCGGCCGCCGCCTGCCTGGTCACCAGCGCCGGGACCGCCGAACGCCTCGGCCTCACCCCACTCGCCCGCCTGGTCTCCTGCGCCCGCGCCGGGGTCCCCGCGGCCACCATGGGCATCGCCCCCGTCGCCGCCACCCGCACGGCGCTCGACCGGGCCCGCCTCACCCTCGCCGACCTGGACCTGATCGAGCTGAACGAGGCGTTCGCCGCCCAGGTCCTCGCCTGCACCAGGGAGCTGGGCCTCGGCGAGAAGGACCACGAACAGCGGATCAACGTCAACGGATCGGGCATCTCCCTCGGCCACCCGGTCGGCGCCACCGGAGCCCGCATCCTCGCCACGCTCACCCGCGAACTCCGCCGCCGCGAGGGCCGCTACGGCCTGGAGACGATGTGCATCGGCGGCGGCCAGGCCCTCGCCGCGGTCTTCGAGCGGATCAGGTCCTAG
- a CDS encoding DUF6597 domain-containing transcriptional factor yields the protein MSEERPCYQERPSRLPGAVVWTWDAPDRPPREPRSVLPDGCMDLIRTGGRLVVAGPDTRAFQVAPRDRGSCAAIRFAPGTAPVLLGVPAHELRDHRAELADLWPAAAVRRLTERLDEAADPAAALERFALDRIAETGPPDPRTVAVAEALRRGGSVAATAAETGLGARRLHRLSLAAFGYGPKTLARILRLQRALALIRTGLPYAEAACAAGCTDQAHLAREMRALAGTTLGAYFSPGDPVGVAGANSETPHPSGSSTTA from the coding sequence ATGTCCGAGGAACGCCCGTGCTACCAGGAACGGCCCTCCCGCCTGCCCGGTGCCGTTGTCTGGACCTGGGACGCCCCCGACCGCCCGCCGCGCGAGCCCCGCTCCGTCCTGCCCGACGGCTGCATGGACCTGATCCGGACCGGCGGACGCCTCGTGGTCGCCGGACCGGACACCCGCGCCTTCCAGGTGGCCCCGCGTGACCGGGGTTCCTGCGCCGCGATCCGCTTCGCCCCCGGCACCGCGCCCGTCCTCCTCGGTGTACCGGCGCACGAGCTGCGCGATCACCGGGCCGAACTGGCGGACCTCTGGCCCGCGGCAGCCGTACGCCGTCTCACCGAGCGGCTCGACGAGGCCGCCGACCCCGCAGCGGCCCTGGAGCGGTTCGCGCTGGACCGGATCGCGGAGACCGGGCCGCCCGACCCGCGTACGGTCGCCGTCGCCGAGGCCCTGCGCCGGGGCGGGAGCGTCGCCGCGACAGCGGCGGAGACCGGACTCGGCGCCCGCCGGCTCCACCGCCTCTCCCTGGCCGCCTTCGGCTACGGGCCCAAGACCCTGGCCCGGATCCTCCGCCTCCAGCGCGCCCTGGCCCTCATCCGCACCGGCCTCCCGTACGCCGAGGCGGCCTGCGCGGCGGGCTGCACCGACCAGGCGCACCTGGCCCGCGAGATGCGCGCCCTGGCCGGTACCACGCTGGGCGCCTACTTCTCCCCGGGCGACCCGGTGGGCGTGGCGGGCGCGAACAGCGAGACCCCGCACCCGTCCGGGTCCAGCACCACCGCGTAA
- a CDS encoding CoA transferase subunit A codes for MDRTAGKVMSMREAVAAFVRDGDTVSLEGFTHLVPTAAGHEIIRQGRRDLTVVRMTADIVVDQMLAAGCVTRLVSSFVGNSSAGSLGELRRRIEHADPEPLAYEEYSHYGMVCRYIAGAQRLPFHPLRSYAGSDLPGVNPGIRKVTSPYPAADGTAEEIYVVPPVNPDVTIIHAQRADRRGNTQIWGLTGIQAEAVYAAEKAVVVVEELVADEVVRADPNRTVVPAHAVDAVVVCPRGAHPSFAQGYYDRDNAFYRSWSAISKNPVRLREWLAEWVYGTADHAEYVAKLGEEFWASLAVGEALSGPVNYGRRL; via the coding sequence GTGGACCGGACGGCGGGCAAGGTCATGTCGATGAGGGAGGCCGTCGCCGCCTTCGTCCGCGACGGGGACACCGTGAGCCTGGAGGGGTTCACCCATCTCGTCCCGACCGCCGCCGGGCACGAGATCATCCGGCAGGGCCGCCGGGACCTCACGGTCGTCCGGATGACGGCGGACATCGTGGTCGACCAGATGCTGGCCGCCGGGTGCGTGACGCGGCTGGTCTCCTCCTTCGTGGGCAACTCCTCCGCCGGTTCGCTCGGTGAGCTGCGGCGGCGCATCGAGCACGCCGACCCCGAGCCGCTGGCGTACGAGGAGTACAGCCACTACGGGATGGTCTGCCGTTATATCGCCGGGGCCCAGCGGCTGCCGTTCCACCCGCTGCGCTCGTACGCAGGCAGTGATCTTCCGGGCGTCAACCCCGGTATCCGCAAGGTCACTTCGCCCTACCCGGCCGCCGACGGGACCGCCGAGGAGATCTACGTCGTACCGCCCGTCAACCCGGACGTGACGATCATCCACGCCCAGCGCGCCGACCGCCGGGGCAACACCCAGATCTGGGGGCTGACCGGCATCCAGGCCGAGGCGGTGTACGCAGCGGAGAAGGCGGTCGTGGTGGTGGAGGAGCTGGTGGCGGACGAGGTGGTCCGCGCGGACCCGAACCGTACCGTCGTCCCGGCCCACGCGGTCGACGCGGTGGTCGTCTGCCCGCGCGGGGCGCACCCGTCGTTCGCACAGGGCTACTACGACCGGGACAACGCCTTCTACCGGTCCTGGTCCGCGATCAGCAAGAACCCGGTGCGGCTGCGGGAGTGGCTGGCGGAGTGGGTGTACGGGACCGCCGACCACGCGGAGTACGTGGCGAAGCTGGGCGAGGAGTTCTGGGCGTCGCTCGCGGTGGGCGAGGCGCTGAGCGGGCCGGTGAACTACGGGAGGCGGCTGTGA
- a CDS encoding 3-hydroxyacyl-CoA dehydrogenase yields the protein MRIRIVGAGAMGRGIAQWAASAGHTVELGDVRAEAVTDAVGFVASMLERAVAKGRMSAADRDASLARLVPLTDPWAAGPDVELVIEAVREDLETKAEVFGKLERALPSSAVFATNTSSLSVTRIAATLQDPSRLAGLHFFNPVPLMRIVEVVPGAATRPEIPVALTELVEGCGHRAVTVADTPGFLVNHAGRGLVTEALALLEESVAGPADIDRIARDVLGLRMGPFELMDLTGLDVTAAVIDSIWQGFRYEDRLRPSYLTPNRVVAGLHGRKTGQGWYGYGEGAEGPAPEPAVTGDGDRPVFLVPGGSAETAPYVDALAGALEAAGVRVERGEGPSAEALVLVPVWGTTVSGAVRSGGLPPGRTLGVEVLPAAGRRRVLAVTAATDPAAARDARAVLARAAGDEPYAVTVVRDTAGSVAQRLLSSIVAVGASIAERSLATPADIDLAVTTGLGYPAGPLAWGERIGAARLLELQRALHTTTGDPRHRPTRWVTERADLGLALTDAGTAVGDCWG from the coding sequence ATGCGTATCAGGATCGTCGGAGCCGGGGCCATGGGCCGCGGCATCGCCCAGTGGGCGGCGAGCGCGGGACACACCGTGGAGCTGGGCGACGTACGGGCCGAGGCGGTGACGGACGCCGTGGGGTTCGTCGCCTCGATGCTGGAACGGGCGGTGGCCAAGGGCCGGATGTCCGCCGCCGACCGGGACGCGTCCCTCGCGCGGCTCGTGCCGCTGACCGACCCCTGGGCGGCCGGGCCGGACGTGGAGCTGGTCATCGAGGCCGTACGGGAGGATCTGGAGACCAAGGCCGAGGTGTTCGGGAAGCTGGAGCGGGCGCTGCCCTCCTCCGCCGTCTTCGCCACCAACACCTCGTCCCTGTCGGTGACCCGGATCGCGGCGACCCTCCAGGACCCCTCGCGCCTGGCCGGGCTGCACTTCTTCAACCCGGTGCCGCTGATGCGGATCGTGGAGGTGGTGCCGGGAGCGGCCACCCGCCCGGAGATCCCGGTCGCGCTGACCGAGCTGGTGGAGGGGTGCGGGCACCGGGCGGTGACCGTGGCGGACACCCCCGGCTTCCTGGTCAACCACGCGGGGCGCGGACTGGTGACGGAGGCGCTGGCGCTGCTGGAGGAGTCGGTGGCCGGGCCCGCCGACATCGACCGGATCGCGCGGGACGTGCTGGGGCTGCGGATGGGCCCGTTCGAGCTGATGGACCTGACCGGGCTGGACGTCACGGCCGCGGTGATCGACTCGATCTGGCAGGGCTTCCGGTACGAGGACCGGCTCCGCCCCTCGTACCTCACACCGAACCGGGTGGTGGCGGGGCTGCACGGCCGCAAGACCGGGCAGGGCTGGTACGGGTACGGCGAGGGCGCCGAGGGACCCGCCCCGGAACCGGCGGTGACCGGGGACGGGGACCGGCCGGTGTTCCTGGTGCCGGGCGGGTCGGCGGAGACGGCTCCGTACGTGGACGCTCTGGCCGGTGCCCTGGAGGCGGCGGGGGTCCGGGTCGAGCGGGGTGAGGGGCCGTCCGCCGAGGCGCTGGTGCTGGTGCCGGTCTGGGGGACCACGGTGTCCGGGGCGGTCCGGTCGGGCGGGCTGCCGCCGGGGCGGACCCTGGGCGTGGAGGTGCTGCCCGCGGCCGGTCGTCGGCGGGTGCTCGCGGTGACGGCCGCCACCGATCCGGCGGCGGCCCGGGACGCCCGGGCGGTGCTGGCGCGGGCGGCGGGCGACGAGCCGTACGCCGTGACGGTGGTACGGGACACGGCGGGCTCGGTCGCGCAGCGGCTGCTGTCGTCGATCGTGGCGGTGGGCGCCTCGATCGCGGAGCGGTCGCTCGCCACCCCCGCCGACATCGACCTGGCGGTGACGACCGGGCTCGGCTATCCGGCCGGGCCGCTGGCCTGGGGCGAGCGGATCGGGGCTGCCCGGCTGCTGGAGCTCCAGCGCGCCCTGCACACGACGACGGGCGACCCCCGCCACCGCCCGACGCGCTGGGTGACCGAGCGGGCGGACCTGGGACTGGCGCTGACGGACGCGGGGACGGCGGTGGGCGACTGCTGGGGGTGA
- a CDS encoding YihY/virulence factor BrkB family protein, with product MQAANETPERPPGRLHRARVLYRNVSKRRMAWQLLKDTVNSCIEYRILGLAAEAAFFTLLSLPPLLLGLIGLLGYVDEWTTTETVASIERNILSASEAVLSERGVNEFAKPLLADVTTGARPDVISIGFAIALWSGSRAVNVFIDTITVMYGLDGHRGIVKTRLLAFLLYVVALLLGAVVLPLLVVGPDRVVELVPWGTEVVAVLYWPVVILLTIAFLTTLYHVSVPVRSPWIEDVPGALVALGMWVLGSFLLRIYLTNTVEGPTIYGSLAAPIAVLLWIGISAFAVLVGAAVNAAIDRVWPSLATAAAREATERARAAQAAEFVARTRPAAHGGADDEEDEDDGPAYMPSEFPERWSRFLPPDDVKSRLQSTWEWEKEPKEPKGSKDGKDGKGGRENGKQAERAEHSERAERTERGESAEDAGHPRDNSAQPPF from the coding sequence GTGCAGGCAGCAAATGAAACACCCGAGCGGCCACCGGGCCGGCTCCACCGGGCCAGAGTGCTCTACCGCAACGTCTCGAAGCGCCGGATGGCGTGGCAGTTGCTCAAGGACACCGTCAACTCGTGCATCGAGTACCGGATCCTGGGGCTCGCGGCCGAGGCGGCGTTTTTCACCCTGCTCTCCCTGCCCCCGCTGCTGCTCGGTCTGATCGGGCTGCTCGGTTACGTCGACGAGTGGACGACCACGGAGACGGTCGCCTCCATCGAGCGCAACATCCTCTCCGCCTCGGAGGCCGTGCTCTCCGAGCGCGGGGTCAACGAGTTCGCCAAACCGCTGCTCGCCGACGTCACCACCGGAGCCCGGCCCGACGTCATCTCCATCGGTTTCGCCATCGCCCTGTGGTCCGGCTCCCGCGCGGTGAACGTCTTCATCGACACCATCACCGTCATGTACGGCCTCGACGGCCACCGGGGCATCGTCAAGACCCGGCTGCTCGCCTTCCTGCTGTACGTCGTCGCCCTGCTGCTGGGCGCGGTGGTGCTGCCGCTCCTCGTCGTCGGCCCGGACCGGGTGGTGGAGTTGGTGCCCTGGGGCACCGAGGTCGTCGCCGTCCTCTACTGGCCGGTGGTGATACTGCTGACGATCGCGTTCCTCACCACGCTCTACCACGTCTCCGTTCCGGTGCGTTCGCCGTGGATCGAGGACGTCCCCGGGGCGCTCGTGGCGCTCGGGATGTGGGTGCTGGGCAGCTTCCTGCTCCGGATCTACCTCACCAACACCGTCGAAGGCCCCACGATCTACGGCTCCCTGGCGGCACCGATCGCCGTCCTGCTCTGGATCGGTATCTCCGCCTTCGCCGTCCTTGTCGGGGCGGCGGTCAACGCGGCCATCGACCGGGTGTGGCCCTCGCTCGCCACCGCCGCCGCCCGCGAGGCCACCGAGCGCGCCCGGGCCGCCCAGGCCGCCGAGTTCGTCGCCCGGACCCGCCCGGCCGCGCACGGTGGGGCGGACGACGAGGAGGACGAGGACGACGGACCGGCGTACATGCCCTCGGAGTTCCCGGAACGCTGGTCGCGCTTCCTGCCGCCGGACGACGTCAAGTCACGGCTCCAGTCGACCTGGGAGTGGGAGAAGGAACCCAAGGAACCGAAGGGCTCGAAGGACGGCAAGGACGGCAAGGGCGGCAGGGAGAACGGCAAGCAGGCCGAACGCGCCGAGCACTCCGAGCGTGCTGAGCGCACCGAGCGTGGAGAGTCGGCCGAGGACGCCGGGCACCCCCGCGACAACTCCGCGCAGCCGCCCTTCTGA
- a CDS encoding CoA-transferase subunit beta codes for MSRERTESAGAVTVSELLSVVAARELTGQRAVFAGIGLPTLAAELARLTVAPEIEVVYESGVCGAHPSHLPETIADAVLITGAEAVLSMPALFGSVLQGGRIDVGFLGAAQIDRWGSLNTSVIGEWERPAVRLPGSGGAVEVMANAREVFVVMRRHTPRSFAAALDFCTTPGPDRALADGIRPLGAGVTRVVTELGVLARDGVGDELRLVAVHPGVTVRQVRAATGWELKVADTVATVDPPTDAELRLLRDDVDPHRVYLR; via the coding sequence GTGAGCCGGGAGCGTACGGAGTCCGCGGGGGCCGTCACCGTCTCCGAGCTGCTCTCCGTCGTCGCCGCGCGGGAACTGACCGGCCAGCGGGCCGTGTTCGCGGGGATCGGGCTGCCGACGCTCGCCGCCGAGCTGGCGCGGCTGACCGTGGCACCGGAGATCGAGGTGGTGTACGAGTCCGGGGTCTGCGGCGCGCACCCCTCCCACCTCCCGGAGACCATCGCGGACGCCGTGCTGATCACGGGCGCCGAGGCGGTGCTGTCGATGCCCGCGCTCTTCGGCTCGGTGCTCCAGGGCGGCCGTATCGACGTCGGCTTCCTGGGGGCCGCGCAGATCGACCGGTGGGGCAGCCTCAACACCTCGGTGATCGGGGAGTGGGAGCGGCCGGCCGTACGGCTGCCGGGCTCCGGGGGTGCCGTGGAGGTGATGGCCAACGCCCGGGAGGTCTTCGTGGTGATGCGCCGCCACACCCCGCGCTCCTTCGCGGCCGCCCTCGACTTCTGTACGACGCCCGGCCCGGACCGGGCGCTCGCGGACGGCATCCGCCCGCTGGGCGCCGGTGTCACCCGGGTCGTCACCGAGCTGGGCGTCCTCGCCCGGGACGGCGTCGGGGACGAACTGCGGCTGGTCGCCGTGCACCCCGGGGTCACCGTCCGGCAGGTGCGGGCCGCGACCGGCTGGGAGCTGAAGGTGGCGGACACGGTCGCGACGGTGGACCCGCCCACGGATGCGGAGCTGCGGCTGCTGCGCGACGATGTCGACCCGCACCGCGTCTACCTCCGCTGA
- a CDS encoding VOC family protein, whose protein sequence is MTPRLDAISIITADLPASLAFYRRLGLAIPAGAESAPHVEAVLPGGQRVLWDTEDVIRSFDPDWERPAGGERLGLAFLCDGPEEVDALYAELTGAGHTGHLKPWDAVWGQRYAVVLDPDGCGVSLFAPATPTGSPGEK, encoded by the coding sequence ATGACTCCACGACTCGACGCCATCAGCATCATCACGGCCGACCTCCCCGCCTCGCTCGCCTTCTACCGCAGGCTCGGCCTCGCCATCCCGGCCGGGGCCGAGTCCGCCCCGCATGTGGAGGCGGTCCTGCCGGGCGGGCAGCGGGTCCTGTGGGACACCGAGGACGTCATCCGCTCGTTCGACCCGGACTGGGAGCGCCCGGCGGGTGGGGAGCGGCTGGGGCTGGCGTTCCTGTGCGACGGTCCGGAGGAGGTGGACGCGCTGTACGCGGAGCTGACCGGGGCCGGTCACACCGGGCATCTGAAGCCGTGGGACGCGGTGTGGGGGCAGCGTTACGCGGTGGTGCTGGACCCGGACGGGTGCGGGGTCTCGCTGTTCGCGCCCGCCACGCCCACCGGGTCGCCCGGGGAGAAGTAG